The genomic window CAATCATAATAACCGATCCGAACAGTGGTACATATTTACCATAACGGGTTACCCGGCTTGCAAAAAACATAGATGCTAGCACATACCCCATCCCTTGGCAAACAAAGTAGATCCCGGTATGGACGGAACTAATGCCCATCCCGTTTTGTAAGTAAACGGTATTGATCAAAAAGTAAGAATCTTGAACTAAGTAATAAAATAGAGAAATTAAAAGCCCCATTTTGAAATCAAAATTCTTAAACACCTTAATATTGAGCAAAGGATTTTTCCCCAGCCTTTTGCTTAACCACTGGTGATAGATAAAAGCAAGAAGCAAAACTACTGATAGTCCCAACATCAAAATGCTCCATATTGGCCAGTTCAATTCCCTTCCCCGGATAAGTGGATAAATAAACGCCGTTAAAGTTACCATCAGCAACAAGCCTCCGGTAAAATCAAATTTCTCAGCAATTTTTATCTGCGACTCTTTAAGGCATTTAAAGCCCAATATAATAGCAGTTATCCCTAAAGGCACGTTTATTAAAAAAATTAAACGCCAGCTTTGTGAAATAATTTCCAGATCAGGGATTAAACCGCCTAAAAACTGACCAACAACAGAAGCGATGCCCGCAATACTACCATACACACCCAGAACTTTTATTCTTTCCTCAGGATCAGGAAATAAATCAGGGATAAAAGCCATTCCTTGTGGAACCATAAAAGCAGCACTTATTCCCTGAATAATCCTGGCAATGTTTAACTGGGTTGCCGATTGTGAAAACCCACAAACAAAAGAAGCAATCGTAAAAACCAACATTCCGCTTAAAAAAACCTTTTTCTTTCCGAAATATTCACCTGCCCGCCCACCAGTAATAAGGAAGGAAGCATACCCCACAATATACATCACGATTACAAACTGTATATCAGCATCGGTGCCTTTAATCCCAGATTTGATGGCGGGAAGCGCCACATTTACAATGAACAGATCCAGTACAGCTAAAAATGTAGCCGAACACACAATTAACAACAGGAACCACCTTTGATTTTTTTTCATACCCTTGCTTTTCTTATATTTAAAATTTAAAGTAAGAAAACGCTTTACTGGCAATCAAGTAGTCTTATAAACCGTACCAAGTATGCAAAACAGTACCAATAATGAATATGAAGCAATTACAAATGGAGAAAATCAGGATTTATTTTTAAATGACTCCCCATTGACAGGTGTGTTTAAGGTAATTGGGGGCAAATGGAAAATTATGCTCATTAAAGCCATTGCAGCACAATGCCCTAAGCGATTCGGCGAGCTTAAGCGCGAGATGAATTTCTTAAGCCAGGGTATGCTCACCACACAACTTAAAGAAATGGAACGCGATGGCCTTATCTTCCGCGAAGCTTTTGCAGAATCTCCACCACGCGTAGAGTATAAACTAACGAGTGTAGGTAAAACCTTCCTTCCGGTAATAGACGTTTTAGAAGATTGGTGGAATACCTTCCAGGCAAACAAATAGCAACACATATAAAGTAACTTGACACCCCATTTAGCACTTGTATTATTTCTATAAATAAAGTTCAAAAATGCAGCTGAAAAAGAAAAAATACCCAACAAAGAAAAATATATAAATAATTTCATTTTTATTGGATTCTCCAGCTAAATAAATGCCTCTGTTTTACTACCTTTGCGGCTCAAAATTTTCAGTAGAATGAGTCAATCCATTAAAATCAAAAACGCTTTAATCTCAGTATATTATAAAGATGGTTTGGAGCCATTGGTAAAATTGTTGGCCGCGCAAGGGGTACAGTTATTTTCTACCGGTGGAACAGAACAGTTCATCAAAGATTTAAATCTTCCGGTTACGGCGGTTGAAGATTTAACAGGCTATCCATCTATTTTAGGCGGACGTGTTAAAACCTTACACCCAAAAGTATTTGGTGGAATTTTAAACCGTAGAGCGTTAGCGGGAGATCAGGAGCAGATTGCTGAATATGAGATCCCTGAAATTGATTTGGTTATTGTTGACTTATATCCTTTTGAAGAAACCGTAAAAGCAGGTGGAACACCGGAAGAAATTATCGAGAAAATCGATATCGGTGGTATTTCCTTAATCCGTGCAGCTGCGAAAAACTTCAACGATGTGGTAATTATCGCCTCGAAAAACGACTATCCTACTTTACAAGCCCAATTAGAGGCGCAAAATGGTGAAACTACTTTAGCACAACGTAAATCGTTCGCTAAAACAGCTTTCCACACTTCTTCACATTACGATACTGCAATTTTTAATTACTTCAATACAGAAGAGCCTCTTGATGTTTTCAAACAAAGCGTAACACAAGCTAAAACTTTACGTTATGGCGAAAACCCTCATCAAGGTGGTGTATTCTATGGCGATTTAGATGCGATGTTTACCAAATTGAATGGTAAAGAACTTTCTTACAACAATTTGGTCGATGTAGATGCAGCTGTTGCTTTGATCGACGAATTTGAGGACCC from Flavobacterium sp. W4I14 includes these protein-coding regions:
- a CDS encoding EmrB/QacA subfamily drug resistance transporter (product_source=TIGR00711; cath_funfam=1.20.1250.20; cog=COG0477; pfam=PF07690; superfamily=103473; tigrfam=TIGR00711; transmembrane_helix_parts=Inside_1_6,TMhelix_7_29,Outside_30_43,TMhelix_44_63,Inside_64_74,TMhelix_75_97,Outside_98_101,TMhelix_102_121,Inside_122_133,TMhelix_134_156,Outside_157_165,TMhelix_166_188,Inside_189_200,TMhelix_201_219,Outside_220_228,TMhelix_229_251,Inside_252_271,TMhelix_272_294,Outside_295_303,TMhelix_304_326,Inside_327_334,TMhelix_335_354,Outside_355_363,TMhelix_364_386,Inside_387_398,TMhelix_399_421,Outside_422_435,TMhelix_436_458,Inside_459_464), with translation MKKNQRWFLLLIVCSATFLAVLDLFIVNVALPAIKSGIKGTDADIQFVIVMYIVGYASFLITGGRAGEYFGKKKVFLSGMLVFTIASFVCGFSQSATQLNIARIIQGISAAFMVPQGMAFIPDLFPDPEERIKVLGVYGSIAGIASVVGQFLGGLIPDLEIISQSWRLIFLINVPLGITAIILGFKCLKESQIKIAEKFDFTGGLLLMVTLTAFIYPLIRGRELNWPIWSILMLGLSVVLLLAFIYHQWLSKRLGKNPLLNIKVFKNFDFKMGLLISLFYYLVQDSYFLINTVYLQNGMGISSVHTGIYFVCQGMGYVLASMFFASRVTRYGKYVPLFGSVIMIVALIFHVIMFNSPDAPKWQIAIILFVYGIGCGTILPSLMTISLKSIPEDMLGASSGIYLTLQQISVAIGVAVVGGVFFQHLDNPPVLTLFPVAYRWATLLNISFLIIVSVLLVLTPKANK
- a CDS encoding phosphoribosylaminoimidazolecarboxamide formyltransferase/IMP cyclohydrolase (product_source=KO:K00602; cath_funfam=3.40.140.20,3.40.50.1380; cog=COG0138; ko=KO:K00602; pfam=PF01808,PF02142; smart=SM00798,SM00851; superfamily=52335,53927; tigrfam=TIGR00355), with the translated sequence MSQSIKIKNALISVYYKDGLEPLVKLLAAQGVQLFSTGGTEQFIKDLNLPVTAVEDLTGYPSILGGRVKTLHPKVFGGILNRRALAGDQEQIAEYEIPEIDLVIVDLYPFEETVKAGGTPEEIIEKIDIGGISLIRAAAKNFNDVVIIASKNDYPTLQAQLEAQNGETTLAQRKSFAKTAFHTSSHYDTAIFNYFNTEEPLDVFKQSVTQAKTLRYGENPHQGGVFYGDLDAMFTKLNGKELSYNNLVDVDAAVALIDEFEDPTFAILKHTNACGIASRPTVKQAWIDALACDPVSAFGGVLITNVAVDLETALEINNLFFEVLIAPAYQAEAIELFSKKKNRVILRRNKVELSKKQFKTLLNGVIEQDKDLIIEGPEQMTTVTDKAPTAQELKDLFFANKIVKHTKSNTIVLVKDDVLIASGVGQTSRVDALRQAIEKAAAFGFSVKGAAMASDAFFPFPDCVEIAAEAGITAVLQPGGSIKDADSVAKANEKGIAMVTTGVRHFKH
- a CDS encoding DNA-binding HxlR family transcriptional regulator (product_source=COG1733; cath_funfam=1.10.10.10; cog=COG1733; pfam=PF01638; superfamily=46785), with protein sequence MQNSTNNEYEAITNGENQDLFLNDSPLTGVFKVIGGKWKIMLIKAIAAQCPKRFGELKREMNFLSQGMLTTQLKEMERDGLIFREAFAESPPRVEYKLTSVGKTFLPVIDVLEDWWNTFQANK